The following proteins are encoded in a genomic region of Garra rufa chromosome 22, GarRuf1.0, whole genome shotgun sequence:
- the eif3c gene encoding eukaryotic translation initiation factor 3 subunit C isoform X2: MSRFFATGSDSESEESSSGEEITPKATGTTFNKQSLLLSDDEEDTKRVVRSAKDKRFEELTNTIKTIRNAMKIRDMSKCLEEFEQLCRAFLKSKTIVDKEGVPPFYIRLLADLEDYLNQLWEDKEGKKKMNKNNAKALSTLRQKIRKYNKEFETEIASYKENPEQSADEEEKDDIGSASSGSDDDDDDDDEGITAKSLMKKKPQEEEKKAPEASKFLKGAADEDSDSDDDEESEDWGSDSVDSGSESEDNEGAAASLAVVFLKKNLEGDKGQDRKKDGTRERKKHKKTLRVDEDLEEEGEGEEGGWEKVKGGVPLVKEKPKMFAKGTEINNAVVIKKLNEILQARGKKGTDRAAQIDLLHALALIANENNLGEGILVKIKFNIIASLYDYNPNLAAFMKADMWKKCLDCIDELLDILFNNNNIFIGENIAEDSENLAISDQPFRVRGCILTLVERMDEEFTKIMQNTDPHSQEYVDNLKDEGRVCGVIDRLLQYLETKGSTEEVCRVFLRRIMHTYYKFDYKAHRRSLGLQGETKSEQDQEESEGEDSAVIMDRLCKFIYAKDRTDRIRTCAILCHIYHHALHSRWYQARDLMLMSHLQDNIQHADPPVQILYNRTMVQLGICAFRQGMIKDAHNALLDIQSSGRAKELLGQGLLMRNMQERNAEQEKIEKRRQVPFHMHINLELLECVYLVSAMLLEIPYMAAHEFDARRRMISKQFHHQLRVGERQPLLGPPESMREHVVAASKAMKMGDWRTCHSFIINEKMNSKVWDLFPETQCVREMLVRKIQEESLRTYLFTYSSVYDSISMETLSEMFELELPMVHSIISKMIINEELMASLDQPTQTVVMHRTEPTSLQNMALQLAEKLGGLVENNERVFDLKQGVYGGYFNRDQKGGYQQKQGYQRGDQKGGYQQKQNYQRGGYHRNQNQSSY; this comes from the exons ATGTCGCGTTTTTTCGCCACTGGGTCCGACAGCGAGTCGGAGGAATCCTCTTCCGGCGAAGAGATCACTCCCAAAGCGACCGGGACTACTTTCAACAAACA GTCTCTGCTGCTGAGCGACGATGAGGAGGACACCAAGAGAGTGGTGCGCAGCGCCAAAGACAAGAG GTTTGAGGAGCTCACCAACACCATCAAGACCATCCGCAACGCCATGAAGATCCGAGACATGTCCAAATGTCTGGAGGAGTTTGAGCAGTTGTGTCGAGCGTTCCTCAAGAGCAAAACCATCGTGGACAAAGAAGGAGTGCCGCCGTTCTACATCCGCCTGCTGGCTGATCTGGAGGACTATCTCAACCAG CTGTGGGAGGACAAGGAAGGGAAAAAGAAGATGAACAAAAACAACGCCAAAGCCCTGAGCACGCTTCGCCAGAAGATCCGCAAGTACAACAAAGAGTTTGAAACGGAGATTGCCAGCTATAAAGAG aaTCCGGAGCAGTCCGCTGATGAAGAGGAGAAGGATGACATTGGCAGCG CGTCGTCAGggagtgatgatgatgatgacgatgatgatgaAGGCATCACTGCCAAGAGCTTAATGAAGAAGAAACCTCAAGAAGAAGAGAAGAAGGCACCGGAGGCCAGCAAGTTCCTCAAGGGCGCTGCT GATGAGGATTCAGACAGTGACGACGATGAGGAGAGCGAGGACTGGGGCTCGGATTCGGTGGACAGCGGCAGCGAGAGCGAGGACAACGAAGGGGCGGCGGCGTCGCTGGCTGTGGTCTTCCTCAAAAA GAATCTGGAAGGCGACAAAGGCCAGGACCGCAAGAAGGACGGCACACGAGAAAGAAAGAAGCACAAGAAAACGCTTCGGGTGGACGAGGATTTGGAGGAAGAGGGAGAAGGGGAGGAAGGAGGATGGGAGAAGGTGAAGGGCGGCGTGCCGCTGGTGAAGGAGAAGCCCAAGATGTTCGCCAAAGGCACGGAGATCAACAACGCTGTGGTCATCAAGAAACTCAACGAGATCCTGCAGGCCAGAGGAAAGAAGGGAACGGACAG AGCTGCTCAGATAGATCTCCTCCACGCTCTGGCCCTCATCGCTAATGAGAATAACCTGGGAGAGGGCATCCTGGTCAAGATCAAGTTCAACATCATCGCCTCTCTGTACGACTACAACCCCAACCTGGCCGCCTTCATGAAG GCGGACATGTGGAAGAAGTGTCTGGACTGCATCGATGAGCTGCTGGACATCctgtttaacaacaacaacatctttATTGGAGAAAACATCGCCGAGGACAGCGAGAACCTGGCCATCTCTGACCAG CCGTTCCGTGTGCGCGGCTGTATCCTGACGCTGGTGGAGAGGATGGATGAGGAGTTCACCAAAATCATGCAGAACACAGACCCTCACTCTCAGG AGTACGTGGATAACCTGAAGGACGAGGGCCGTGTGTGCGGCGTCATCGACCGGCTGCTGCAGTATCTGGAGACTAAAGGCAGCACGGAGGAAGTGTGCCGTGTTTTTCTGCGCAGGATCATGCACACCTACTACAAGTTTGACTATAAAGCCCACCGCCGCAGCCTGGGCCTACAGGGAGAGACCAAG TCGGAGCAGGATCAGGAGGAGAGCGAGGGTGAGGACAGCGCCGTCATCATGGACCGCTTGTGTAAGTTTATCTACGCCAAAGACCGCACAGACCGCATCCGCACCTGCGCCATCCTGTGCCACATCTACCATCACGCTCTGCACAGCCGCTGGTATCAGGCCAGAGACCTCATGCTCATGAGCCACCTGCAGGACAACATCCAGCACGCCGATCCTCCGGTCCAG ATCCTGTACAACAGGACCATGGTGCAGCTGGGCATCTGTGCTTTCCGTCAGGGCATGATCAAAGACGCCCACAACGCCCTTCTGGACATCCAGTCCAGCGGCAGAGCCAAGGAGCTGCTGGGACAGGGGCTGCTCATGAGGAACATGCAGGAGAGGAACGCCGAGCAGGAGAAGATCGAGAAGAGGCGACAG GTGCCGTTCCACATGCACATTAACCTGGAGCTGCTGGAGTGTGTGTACCTGGTGTCAGCGATGCTGCTGGAGATCCCTTACATGGCGGCCCACGAGTTTGACGCCCGCCGCAGGATGATCAGCAAACAGTTCCACCACCAGCTGAGAGTGGGCGAGAGACAGCCGCTGCTGG GTCCTCCTGAGAGCATGAGGGAGCACGTTGTAGCTGCCAGCAAGGCCATGAAGATGGGCGACTGGAGGACCTGCCATTCCTTCATCATCAACGAGAAGATGAACAGCAAAGTGTGGGATCTGTTCCCAGAAACCCAGTGCGTGCGGGAGATGCTCGTCAG GAAGATCCAGGAGGAGTCTCTGCGCACGTACCTGTTCACCTACAGCAGCGTGTACGACTCCATCAG TATGGAGACTCTGTCAGAGATGTTTGAGTTGGAGTTACCCATGGTGCACAGCATTATCAGCAAGATGATCATCAATGAAGAACTCATG GCGTCTCTAGATCAGCCGACTCAGACGGTGGTGATGCACAGGACGGAGCCCACATCTCTCCAGAACATGGCCCTGCAGCTGGCAGAGAAACTGGGCGGATTGGTGGAGAACAACGAGCGCGTCTTCGACCTCAAACAGGGCGTCTACGGAGGATACTTCAACAGAG ATCAGAAAGGTGGTTACCAGCAGAAGCAGGGCTATCAGAGAGGAG ATCAGAAAGGCGGTTACCAGCAGAAGCAGAACTACCAGCGAGGAGGATACCACCGGAACCAGAACCAGAGCTCGTACTGA
- the eif3c gene encoding eukaryotic translation initiation factor 3 subunit C isoform X1 yields MSRFFATGSDSESEESSSGEEITPKATGTTFNKQSLLLSDDEEDTKRVVRSAKDKRFEELTNTIKTIRNAMKIRDMSKCLEEFEQLCRAFLKSKTIVDKEGVPPFYIRLLADLEDYLNQLWEDKEGKKKMNKNNAKALSTLRQKIRKYNKEFETEIASYKENPEQSADEEEKDDIGSASSGSDDDDDDDDEGITAKSLMKKKPQEEEKKAPEASKFLKGAADEDSDSDDDEESEDWGSDSVDSGSESEDNEGAAASLAVVFLKKNLEGDKGQDRKKDGTRERKKHKKTLRVDEDLEEEGEGEEGGWEKVKGGVPLVKEKPKMFAKGTEINNAVVIKKLNEILQARGKKGTDRAAQIDLLHALALIANENNLGEGILVKIKFNIIASLYDYNPNLAAFMKADMWKKCLDCIDELLDILFNNNNIFIGENIAEDSENLAISDQPFRVRGCILTLVERMDEEFTKIMQNTDPHSQEYVDNLKDEGRVCGVIDRLLQYLETKGSTEEVCRVFLRRIMHTYYKFDYKAHRRSLGLQGETKSEQDQEESEGEDSAVIMDRLCKFIYAKDRTDRIRTCAILCHIYHHALHSRWYQARDLMLMSHLQDNIQHADPPVQILYNRTMVQLGICAFRQGMIKDAHNALLDIQSSGRAKELLGQGLLMRNMQERNAEQEKIEKRRQVPFHMHINLELLECVYLVSAMLLEIPYMAAHEFDARRRMISKQFHHQLRVGERQPLLGPPESMREHVVAASKAMKMGDWRTCHSFIINEKMNSKVWDLFPETQCVREMLVRKIQEESLRTYLFTYSSVYDSISMETLSEMFELELPMVHSIISKMIINEELMASLDQPTQTVVMHRTEPTSLQNMALQLAEKLGGLVENNERVFDLKQGVYGGYFNRDQKGGYQQKQGYQRGAADQRGGYQQKQGYQRDQKGGYQQKQNYQRGGYHRNQNQSSY; encoded by the exons ATGTCGCGTTTTTTCGCCACTGGGTCCGACAGCGAGTCGGAGGAATCCTCTTCCGGCGAAGAGATCACTCCCAAAGCGACCGGGACTACTTTCAACAAACA GTCTCTGCTGCTGAGCGACGATGAGGAGGACACCAAGAGAGTGGTGCGCAGCGCCAAAGACAAGAG GTTTGAGGAGCTCACCAACACCATCAAGACCATCCGCAACGCCATGAAGATCCGAGACATGTCCAAATGTCTGGAGGAGTTTGAGCAGTTGTGTCGAGCGTTCCTCAAGAGCAAAACCATCGTGGACAAAGAAGGAGTGCCGCCGTTCTACATCCGCCTGCTGGCTGATCTGGAGGACTATCTCAACCAG CTGTGGGAGGACAAGGAAGGGAAAAAGAAGATGAACAAAAACAACGCCAAAGCCCTGAGCACGCTTCGCCAGAAGATCCGCAAGTACAACAAAGAGTTTGAAACGGAGATTGCCAGCTATAAAGAG aaTCCGGAGCAGTCCGCTGATGAAGAGGAGAAGGATGACATTGGCAGCG CGTCGTCAGggagtgatgatgatgatgacgatgatgatgaAGGCATCACTGCCAAGAGCTTAATGAAGAAGAAACCTCAAGAAGAAGAGAAGAAGGCACCGGAGGCCAGCAAGTTCCTCAAGGGCGCTGCT GATGAGGATTCAGACAGTGACGACGATGAGGAGAGCGAGGACTGGGGCTCGGATTCGGTGGACAGCGGCAGCGAGAGCGAGGACAACGAAGGGGCGGCGGCGTCGCTGGCTGTGGTCTTCCTCAAAAA GAATCTGGAAGGCGACAAAGGCCAGGACCGCAAGAAGGACGGCACACGAGAAAGAAAGAAGCACAAGAAAACGCTTCGGGTGGACGAGGATTTGGAGGAAGAGGGAGAAGGGGAGGAAGGAGGATGGGAGAAGGTGAAGGGCGGCGTGCCGCTGGTGAAGGAGAAGCCCAAGATGTTCGCCAAAGGCACGGAGATCAACAACGCTGTGGTCATCAAGAAACTCAACGAGATCCTGCAGGCCAGAGGAAAGAAGGGAACGGACAG AGCTGCTCAGATAGATCTCCTCCACGCTCTGGCCCTCATCGCTAATGAGAATAACCTGGGAGAGGGCATCCTGGTCAAGATCAAGTTCAACATCATCGCCTCTCTGTACGACTACAACCCCAACCTGGCCGCCTTCATGAAG GCGGACATGTGGAAGAAGTGTCTGGACTGCATCGATGAGCTGCTGGACATCctgtttaacaacaacaacatctttATTGGAGAAAACATCGCCGAGGACAGCGAGAACCTGGCCATCTCTGACCAG CCGTTCCGTGTGCGCGGCTGTATCCTGACGCTGGTGGAGAGGATGGATGAGGAGTTCACCAAAATCATGCAGAACACAGACCCTCACTCTCAGG AGTACGTGGATAACCTGAAGGACGAGGGCCGTGTGTGCGGCGTCATCGACCGGCTGCTGCAGTATCTGGAGACTAAAGGCAGCACGGAGGAAGTGTGCCGTGTTTTTCTGCGCAGGATCATGCACACCTACTACAAGTTTGACTATAAAGCCCACCGCCGCAGCCTGGGCCTACAGGGAGAGACCAAG TCGGAGCAGGATCAGGAGGAGAGCGAGGGTGAGGACAGCGCCGTCATCATGGACCGCTTGTGTAAGTTTATCTACGCCAAAGACCGCACAGACCGCATCCGCACCTGCGCCATCCTGTGCCACATCTACCATCACGCTCTGCACAGCCGCTGGTATCAGGCCAGAGACCTCATGCTCATGAGCCACCTGCAGGACAACATCCAGCACGCCGATCCTCCGGTCCAG ATCCTGTACAACAGGACCATGGTGCAGCTGGGCATCTGTGCTTTCCGTCAGGGCATGATCAAAGACGCCCACAACGCCCTTCTGGACATCCAGTCCAGCGGCAGAGCCAAGGAGCTGCTGGGACAGGGGCTGCTCATGAGGAACATGCAGGAGAGGAACGCCGAGCAGGAGAAGATCGAGAAGAGGCGACAG GTGCCGTTCCACATGCACATTAACCTGGAGCTGCTGGAGTGTGTGTACCTGGTGTCAGCGATGCTGCTGGAGATCCCTTACATGGCGGCCCACGAGTTTGACGCCCGCCGCAGGATGATCAGCAAACAGTTCCACCACCAGCTGAGAGTGGGCGAGAGACAGCCGCTGCTGG GTCCTCCTGAGAGCATGAGGGAGCACGTTGTAGCTGCCAGCAAGGCCATGAAGATGGGCGACTGGAGGACCTGCCATTCCTTCATCATCAACGAGAAGATGAACAGCAAAGTGTGGGATCTGTTCCCAGAAACCCAGTGCGTGCGGGAGATGCTCGTCAG GAAGATCCAGGAGGAGTCTCTGCGCACGTACCTGTTCACCTACAGCAGCGTGTACGACTCCATCAG TATGGAGACTCTGTCAGAGATGTTTGAGTTGGAGTTACCCATGGTGCACAGCATTATCAGCAAGATGATCATCAATGAAGAACTCATG GCGTCTCTAGATCAGCCGACTCAGACGGTGGTGATGCACAGGACGGAGCCCACATCTCTCCAGAACATGGCCCTGCAGCTGGCAGAGAAACTGGGCGGATTGGTGGAGAACAACGAGCGCGTCTTCGACCTCAAACAGGGCGTCTACGGAGGATACTTCAACAGAG ATCAGAAAGGTGGTTACCAGCAGAAGCAGGGCTATCAGAGAGGAG CTGCAGACCAGAGGGGAGGTTACCAACAGAAGCAAGGTTACCAGCGAG ATCAGAAAGGCGGTTACCAGCAGAAGCAGAACTACCAGCGAGGAGGATACCACCGGAACCAGAACCAGAGCTCGTACTGA